In Zingiber officinale cultivar Zhangliang chromosome 6A, Zo_v1.1, whole genome shotgun sequence, a single genomic region encodes these proteins:
- the LOC121994761 gene encoding uncharacterized protein LOC121994761: protein MVRRRSGGQRPQIPWLVPEHHLLINGRHNDQNTYNFFSLSEGRVYDIPSRAPGILIVGSSHGWLITTNEVSVQLLNPITGVQIDLPSIPTNRNLEAIRAVLSCDPSRCGDYSVGFVFYCRSMEKELLFLASAGDDKWKMIPGNQYHYDDIAFHNGKLYAVSRFEEDDEVIVVAFDLITLDSTPTRTPVVALPFSIWDFTFDMHFVCTYFGDLLIARATITNELVDYNKKLEVWKVDTEKGAMVALNNLGKYALFLGTGSSFCLDTCSLPDLKSNSIYLSNELGNNLVYSLEDESFTSLSLPSLSSPKLERSPLVWFTPSIAC from the coding sequence ATGGTCAGACGCCGCTCCGGTGGTCAACGCCCTCAGATCCCATGGCTTGTGCCGGAACACCACCTCCTCATAAACGGAAGACATAACGATCAAAACACCTACAACTTCTTCAGCCTATCGGAGGGCCGCGTGTATGATATCCCAAGTCGCGCTCCTGGCATCCTCATCGTCGGATCTTCTCATGGTTGGCTCATAACCACCAACGAGGTTAGTGTACAGCTCCTCAACCCTATAACCGGTGTGCAGATCGACCTTCCCTCCATCCCCACCAACCGAAATTTGGAGGCCATCAGAGCCGTGTTGTCCTGCGATCCCTCTAGATGTGGAGATTACAGCGTCGGCTTTGTATTCTATTGCCGTTCTATGGAGAAAGAGTTATTGTTCTTGGCTAGCGCAGGAGATGACAAGTGGAAGATGATCCCTGGAAATCAATATCACTATGATGACATAGCATTTCACAACGGCAAGCTCTATGCGGTGTCAcgatttgaagaagatgacgAAGTGATAGTGGTGGCGTTCGATCTCATCACGCTGGATTCAACTCCGACAAGGACGCCGGTGGTGGCCCTGCCATTCAGCATTTGGGATTTTACTTTCGACATGCACTTTGTTTGCACGTATTTCGGTGATCTACTGATCGCACGGGCAACTATCACGAATGAATTAGTAGATTATAATAAGAAATTGGAGGTTTGGAAGGTGGATACTGAGAAAGGCGCCATGGTCGCGCTAAATAATTTGGGGAAGTATGCTTTATTTTTGGGCACAGGATCTTCTTTTTGCCTTGATACTTGTTCATTGCCTGATTTGAAGTCAAATTCTATTTATCTCTCGAATGAGTTGGGTAATAACTTGGTTTACAGCCTAGAGGACGAAAGCTTCACCTCCTTGAGTCTGCCTTCATTGTCATCTCCAAAACTAGAGCGGTCACCGCTTGTTTGGTTTACACCCAGTATTGCCTGCTGA